Genomic DNA from Nonomuraea rubra:
TCCACGAGGGCGTCGGAGCGGTAGCCGGGCAGCAGGACGGGCTCGTTCGCCTCGTCGTACACGATCGTCCGGTACGCGTCGGAGGTGTGCTCCAGGGCGTTGGCCGCCAGCCACGACCGGTAGCCGCCGCGCCGGTCCTCCGGCACCGGCTCGGTGCCGGCCAGGTGCCACTTGCCGATGTAGCCGGTGGCGTAGCCGGCCGCGCCGAAGTGGTGGGCCAGGGTGCGCTCCTCGGGCGGCAGCACGCGGCCGTTGCGGTAGACGCCGGTCGTGGTCGGGTAGCGGCCCGTCTGGAGCGCCGCGCGGGCGGGCGCGCACACCGGCTGCGGGGTGAGCGCGACCGTGGCCTGCGTGCCGCGCCTGGCCATCGCGTCGAGGTTCGGGGTGAAGGGGCCGACGGTGTCCCACCGCTGCTGGTCGGTGAAGACGACGATCACGTTCGGGCGCAAAGCGGAAGACTCCTTATTTCAGACCGGTCAGGGCGATGCCCCGGACGAAGTATCTCTGGGTGAGGACGAACAGGACGGCGGTGGGCACGAAGAGGATCACCGAGCCGGCGGCCGTGAGGTGCCACAGCGTGAAGTACTCCTGGTTGAACAGGGTCAGCCCGACCGGGATGGTACGCATCTCGGGCGTCGAGGTGGCGACCAGCGGCCAGAGGAACTCGTTCCACTGGAAGACGAACGTGAACAGCCCGAGCACGGCCAGCGCCGGCCGCGTCTGCGGCAGGATGACGCTCCAGTAGACGCGCAGCTCGGAGGCCCCGTCGATGCGCGCCGCGCTGATCAGGTCGTCGGGGATGGGCTGGATGAACTGCCGCATGAGGAAGATGCCGAACGCGTCCATCAGGAACGGCGTGATGAGCCCCTGGTACGTGTTCAGCCACCCCAGGTTGGCCATGAGCACGTACAGCGGGATCATCCGCACGAAGAACGGCACCATCAGCGTGGCCAGCAACGCCACGAACAGCGTGTTGCGCAGCGGGAAGCGGAACTTGGCGAACACGTACCCGACGAGCGGGTCGAACACCAGGTGCGCGAGCGTGATCGCGCCCGCCACGACGAGGCTGTTGACGATGAAGTCGCCGAACGGCGCCCGGACGAACAGCTCGGCGTAGTTGCCCCACTGCGGCGACTCCGGCACCAGCACGGCCTCGGCCGACAGCGTCTCGGCCTCCGTCTGCAGGGAGAGCGAGAGCATGTAGAGCAGCGGCACGACCGTGATCAGCGAGGCCACGCCGAGCAGCGTGTAGAGCAGCGGCTTGCGCAGCATCAGTACGTCACCTCCCCGCGCCGCCCGGCCCTGAGCTGGATCACGGTGAACGCCACGATCACGATCAGCAGCAGCACCGACTGCGCCGAGGAGTAGCCGAAGTCCCTGGTGCGGAAGGCGACGTTGAAGATGTGGAAGACCGACAGGTCGGTGGCGTCGCCGGGGCCGCCGCCGGTGATGATGTACGCCTGCCCGAACGCCTGCAGCCCCGAGATGACCGCCATCACCGACACGAACAGCGTGGTCGGCGCGAGGAGCGGCAGCGTGATCCGCCAGAAGCGGCGCCAGGCGTCCGCCCCGTCGATCTTCGCCGCCTCGTGGTACGTCTCCGGGATGCCCTGCAGCCCGGCCAGGAACAGCACCATCGTGTAGCCGACGCTCTGCCAGAGCGTGACGGCGGCGATGGTGAGCAGCGGCGCGGTGTTCAACCACTGCTGCGTGGGCAGGCCGGCCGCCATCAGCACCCGGTTCAGCACGCCCAGCTCGGGGTCGAGGATGTTGCGCCACAGCAGCCCGACGATCGCGACGGACGTCAGGTACGGCACGAGCAGCACCACCCGGAACACGACCCGCCCCCTGAGCGGCTGGTCGATGGCCAGCGCCAGGGCCAGCCCGAGCACGATCGAGCCGGCCACCACCATCACCGAGAAGCCCGCCGTGACCAGGAACGAGTGCCGCACCGCCGGGTCGGCCACGGCCTGGGCGTAGTTGCCCAGGCCGGTCCACTGGTCGGCCATCGGCCCGGTGCGGAAGCTGGTGGCCACCACGTTGCCGATCGGCAGGTAGAAGAAGGCCGCGAAGAACAGGATCGCCGGAAGCAGGAACAGGTAGGCGGTCCTGGCGTAGCGGCCGGAGAGCGTGCGCGGCCTCACTTGAGGAAGCCCTCCGCGGCCTTGACGAAGGTGTCGAGCGCCTCGGCGGCCGGCTTGTTCTGGATGAGCACCTGCTGGTACATGACCTTGAGCTGCTCCTCCCACTTGCCGAGCTGCCCGGTCAGGCGTACCTGCTGGGAGGAGTCCCTGGCGGTCGGCAGCGCGTCGGCGAAGACCTTGGTGACGGGGTCGGACTGCACCTCGGGCAGGTCCACCCAGGACTTGCGCGGCATGAGCATGCCGGTCTCCTTGGTGGCGGCCTGCTCGACCTGCAAGGCCGTGATGCGCTTGATGAAGTCCCACGACAGCTCGGGCCTGGTGGCCTTGGCGGGCACGAACATGCTGACGCCGGCCGCCTGCGTGGCCGCCGTCTTGTTCTTCAGCGGCGGCGCCACGCCCAGCTCGATGTCGGCGCTGGTCTTCCTGATCGGGTCGAGGTCCCACGGCCCGGTGAGGATCATCGCGGCGCGCTTGGCGGAGAACAGCTTCTGCGGCCCGGAGTAGTCGGTGCCGGCCACCGGGACCGGGGCCACCTTGTGCTTGTGCACGAGGTCGGCCTGGAACTGCAGGGCGGCGACCGCGTCGGCGCGCGGCTCCATGATCGCCTTGGTCTCCAGGTCGTACGGGGTGACGCCGGCCTGCACCATCCACGGCCACATGTAGGTGTAGTCCTGGTTGAGCGCGACGCCGTACACGCCGTCCCTGGTCAGCTTCCTGGCCGCGTCGAGGAACTCCTCCCAGGTGGCCGGCACCTCCACGCCGGCCTCGCGCAGCATGCCCTGGTTGTAGACGAGCGTGTTGCAGGTCAGGTGGAGCTGCACGCCGTACACCTTGTCCTGGTACGAGTTGCGCTCGACGGTCACCGGCTGCCAGTCGGCGGGGAAGCCCATCGCCTGGCCGTCGCGGTCGACGAAGTCCTGCAGCGAGCGCGCGTTGCCGGAGACGGCGAACTCCTGCACCCAGCCGCCTGGCTCCTCCACCAGGTCGGGCACGGTGCCGGAGGCGAAGTCGGCCAGCAGCCTGGTCCGCAGGTCCGGCCACTGGTACTTCTGCAGGTTGACCTTGACCTTGTTGGCCTGCTCGAACTCGGCGATCACCTTGCGGTAGGCCTGGTAGTCGTGGCCGGCGTTCCAGTAGACGGTGAAGGTGCCGGGCGCGGCGCTCTGCGTGGCCGGCGCGCCCGCGCACGACGACAGGACGGGGACGGCGGCGGCGGCCCCGACGAGGCGGAGCAGGTCACGGCGTGAGGGGTGGGAAGGCATGCGGGGATTTCCCTTCTAGGACGAGCCCCGCCGCACGAAGGTCCACGAACGGACGATCTCGCGGGCGGGTGGCGGCTCCTCGGCCTGGAGGCGGTCGAAGAGCAGGCGTACGACGTCGGTGTAGTCGTGGCGCAGCGGGCCGACGGTGCTGAGTTGCGGATTGCTGATGAGACCCTCGTCGATGTTGCCGACACCGACGATCGCGACGTCGCCGGGCACGCTGAGCCCGAGGTCCCTGGCGGCCCAGATCGCGCTGATCGCCGCCCGGTCGGAGGCCGCGAAGATCGCGTCGGGCCGGTCGGGCGAGCTGAGCAGGCCGGTCGCCGTCTGGTACGCGGCCACGCGGTCGTCCGCGCCGCCGGTGATGATGCGTTCGGCCCCGCCGTTGCGCTCCAGCGCCGTGAGGTAGCCGAGCAGCCGCCCCTCGGGCTTGTCGCTGTAGACCTCGTACCGCTGCCCCATGAACGCCACGCGCCGCCTGCCGGTGGTGAGCAGGTGCTCGACGGCCTCGGCGCACGCCTCCACCTCGGGGGTGCGGACGACGTCACAGCCCTCCAGCCCGCTGCCGTTGCTCATCACCACCATCGGCAGCCCGGTGTCGGCCAGCCCGCCGAGCAGGCCCTGCTCCAGGTGGCCGCCGGTGAGGCGGATCAGCGCGCCGTCGGCGATGCCGCCGCGCAGCACCTCGACGGCGGCCTGGGCGCGGGCCTCGTCGTAGACGGAGAGCGTGACCACCGAGTAGCCGCGCGCGTCGGCCATCTCGTGCAGGTCCGTGGCCAGCCGCGCGTCGGTCGGCACGCCGCCGAACGAGCTGAGCACCAGGCAGACGCGCTGGGTGCGGCGCTTGCGCAGGCTCCTGGCGGCCTGGTTGGGGGTGTAGCCGAGCTGCCTGGCGGCGTCGAGCACCCGCTGCCTGGTCTCGGCGGCGACCGGACGGTCCTTGCCGCTGAGGACGTAGGAGACGGTCGCCACCGACACGTTCGCCAGCTCGGCCACTTGTCGCGCTGTTGGTCTCATGTTAGTCGAATAACCTAGCATTCCCTATAGGGATATGGGGATATTGAGGGCGCCGGATCTCGGCAGATGGGCAGGCATGGGGAACGTGTTCATCCGGAAGCCTCCGGCTGGTGTTAAACGATTAACACCATATTTCGCACGGGCCGCCCGGGCAATAGGTGAGTTCTCAGCCCGCCATCTCGGCGAGCTTGGCCGCCACTTCCTCCTCCCGGGCGATGGCCGCCCGCTCCAGCACCCTGCTGATGCTCGGCGACGCCTCCCCGCCCGTCACCCGCTGCACCGGCTGCTCCAGCCAGTCGAAGAGCCGCCGCTGGATCTCGTCCGCCAGCCAGCCCCCCGTACGACGTGCCCACCGGCCCCTGCTCGGCGATGAGCACGTTGTTCGTCTTCCTGACGCTCGCCCCGACCGTCTCCCAGTCCAGGCTCGCCCGGTCCAGCCAGCGCAGGTCGATCACCTCGGCGTCCACCCCTGACGCCTCGGCCGCCCGCAACGCGTACGTGGTCATCGCCAGGTACGTCAGCACGGTCACCGCCGAGCCGACCCGCCGTACCCGGGCCCGGCCGACAGGGATGCAGTAGTCCAGGTCGTCCACCGGGCACTCACCCGTGGAGCCGTACAGGTCGACGTGCTCCAGCACCACCACCGGGTCGCGGCAGAGCAGCGCGCTGTTCATCAGGCCCACGTAGTCGAACGGCGTCGAAGGGGCCACGATGCGCCAGCCCGGCGCGGTGGGTGTACTTCCTGGCACCTTGGGGAATGCAGTTCGAGCTGGTCTCGTACCCGGGGGCGTTCGATGCGGGCGCCTGAGAGCCAGCGGGTGGCCGACCACCTGCGCGAGGCCATCCTGAGCGGTGCGATCGCGCCCGGCGAGCGGATCAGGCAGGAGGAGCTGGCCGATCGGCTCGGCGCCAGCCGGCTGCCGGTGCGCGAGGCGCTGCGCATGCTGGAGGCGGAGGGGCTCACCGAGCACCATCCGCGCAGGGGCGCCCGGGTACCCAGGCTCGGCATGCACGAAGTGGAGGTGATCTATCAGATGCGCGAGCGGCTCGAACCTCTCGCCCTGGCCGAGAGCATCCCGCACCTGACCGGCGACGATCACCGGCGGCTCGGGGAGATCCAGGACCAGATCGAGGCCAACACCGATCTCGGCGAGTTCCTCGTGCTGGATCGCGAGTTCCACCTGCTGACCTACTCGGGGTGCACGATCGAGCAGCTCTCCGGCATGGTCGTCAGGCTGTGGAACGCCACGCAGCACCACCGGCGGGCGTTCATGCGGCTGACGGGGCCGGCGCGGCGGTGGGTGGTCAACGCCGAGCACCGGCTGCTGCTCGACGCGATCGAGCGGCGCGACGCCGTGGACGCCGAGCGGTGCCTGAGCGGGCACATCAGGCGCACGCGGGTCGAGCTCTGCCGGCATCCCGAGGTGTTCACATGATCAGGATGACCGTCAACGGGGCTCCCGCCGAGGTGGCGGCCGATCCCGGCACGCCGCTGCTCGACGTGCTGCGCGGGGAGCTGGGGCTGGTGGGCACGCGGTTCGGGTGCGGGGTGGGCCTGTGCGGGGCGTGCTTCGTGCTGCTCGACGGGGTGGTGACGGCCGCCTGCGACACGCCGCTGTCGGCGGCCGAGGGGCGGTCGGTGGTGACGGTCGAAGGGCTCGCACCGGGGGACGAGCTGCACGCTGTGCAGCGGGCGGTGCTGGAGGAGCAGGCGGGGCAGTGCGGGTACTGCCTGTCGGGGATCATGGTCAGCGCCGCGGCGCTGCTGGCGCGCGATCCCCGGCCGGACGAGGAGGCGGTGGTGGCGGCTCTGGACCGCAACCTGTGCCGGTGCGGGGTGCAGCGGCGGGTGGTCCGCGCGGTGCTGAAGGCGGCCGAGTGATGGGCTCGCCGGCCGGTGAGGGCCAGGGAGTTGGCGGCGGCCGGGTGATGGGCTCGTCCGGTGGTGAGGACCAGGCGATGGTGCTCGTCTCGGACGACGGCGCCGTCTCGGTCCGCGACGACGGCGTGATCTTCGTGCGGCTGGGGAAGGTCGAGCTCGGGCAGGGAGTGCTCACGGCGCTGGCCCAGATCGCGGCCGACGCGCTGGGCGCCGACCTGGGGCAGGTACGCATGCTGGCCGCCAGCACCGTCGCCGGGCCCGACGAGGGCATCACGGCGGGCAGCAGGTCGATCTCCCACGCGGGGCCGCCGCTGCGCGAGGCGTGCGCCCGCGTGCGGGCCGCCTGCGCGGCCGAGGCCGCCCGCCGCTGGGGCGTCGCCCCCGCCGAGGTCACGGTACGGCGCGGCGAGTTCCGCTGCGGGGGCCGGACGGCGACCTACGCCGACCTGGCGCCGGTGGCCGACGCGCTGACGGCGGGACCTCCCACGGACACCCTGCAGGCCGCCACCCTCCAGGCCGCCGCTCTGGAGGCCGAGGCGGCGCCGGCCGAGGAGCCGGTGTTCGTGGGCGTCAGCGTGCCGCGCCTGGACCTGCCCGACAAGATCGCCGGGCGGCCCCGGTTCATCCACGACCTGCGCCTCCCCGGCCAGCTCTACGGCCGGGTCCTGCGCCCGCCCTCCCCCGCCGCCCGCCTGGCCGGCCTCACCCCGCTCCCGGACCTCCACGTCGTACGGGACGGCTCGTTCGTCGGGGTGCTGGCCGAGACGGAGGCGGCGGCCGACCGGGCCCTGGCCCGGCTGCGGAAGGCCTGCGCGTGGGAGGACCACGACAGCCTCCCCGACGAGCACGACCTGGACACGTTCCTGCGCCGGGGCCCCCACGAGACGATCACCGTCCGCACCCCGGAGGACGCCCCGCCCGAGGGCGAGCCGCACGCGGCCACCTACAGCAGGCCGTTCATCGCCCACGCCTCGATCGCCCCGAGCTGCGCCACCGCCCGCTGGAACCCGGACGGCACCCTCGACGTGTGGAGCCACACCCAGGGCGTCCACCCCTTGCGCAGGGCACTGGCGCGGATCCTGGGGGCGGAGGTCCAGGTGCACCACGTGGAGGGCGCGGGCTGCTACGGCCACAACGCCGCCGACGACGTGGCGCTCGACGCGGCCCTGCTGGCCCGCGAGGCGGACGGCAGGCCGGTGCAGGTGCGCTGGAGCAGGCAGGACGAGCTGACGTGGGCCCCGTTCGGCTCGGCCATGTCGGTGGACGTGGCGGCGGTGGTGGACGAGGCGGGCCTGGTGCGCTCCTGGCGGTACGACGTGTGGAGCCAGGGCCACCTCAGCCGCCCCGGCTACGCGGAAGGCACCCCCGGCCTGCTCGCCGGCGCCCACCTGGAGCGGCCGTGGGCGTACCCGGCGGCCGTGGACCCCTCACCGCAGGGAGGCTCCGGCACGGCGCGCAACGCGGTGCCGATCTACGACTTCCCCAGGATGGAGATCACCGCCCACCGGGTGCTGGAGACGCCCATCCGGTCGTCGGCGCTGCGCTCGCTGGGCGCGTTCATGAACGTCTTCGCCATCGAGTCGTTCATGGACGAGCTGGCCCTGGCCGCGGGCCTGGATCCGCTGGCGTACCGGCTGGCCCACCTGAGCGACCCCCGCGCCCGGATGGTGCTGGAGCGGGCGGCCGACGCGGCGGGCTGGGGCGGCGGGGCGGAGCTGGGGCTGGGGTTCGCCAGGTACAAGGGCGTCGGCGCGTACTGCGCCGCGGTGGCGGAGGTGGAGGCCGAGCAGGACGTACGGGTGCGCCGCCTGACCATCGCCGTGGACGTCGGCCAGGTGGTCAACCCCGACGGCGTGCGCAACCAGATCGAGGGCGGCGCCACCCAGGCGGCGAGCTGGACGCTGAAGGAGCGCGTGCGGTTCGACCGGCGGGCGATCACCAGCGGCGACTGGGAGAGCTACCCGATCCTGCGCTTCTCCGAGGCGCCCGAGGTGGCGGTGGAGCTGGTCGAGCATCCGGGCACGCCGTCGGCCGGCGCGGGCGAGGCGGCGCAGGGCCCGGTGGCGGCGGCCATCGCGAACGCGCTCGCCGCGACCCTCGGCGTCCGGATCCGCGATCTCCCGCTGGACCGCGAGGCGGTGCTTAAGGCCATTCAGTGAGCCCGGCTAGTAGGCACTGGCCACGATCAGCTCCTTCGCGGGGAACAACGTCAGCACCCGGCAGCCCTCCGGCGTCACCACGACCTCCTCCTCGATCCTCGCGGCCGAGAACCCGTCGCTCGCCGGGCAGTACGTCTCCAGCGCGAACACCATCCCGGCCCGCAGCTCGATCGGCTCCCGCATGCTGTTGAGCCGCGAGATGATCGGCCGCTCGTGCAGCCCGAGCCCCAGCCCGTGCCCGAACTGCAGCCCGAAGGCCGCCATCTCGTCCTCGAATCCGAACTCGGCCGCCCGCGGCCACACCGCCGCCACCTGGTCGGTGCCCACTCCCGGCTTGATCATGGCGATGGAGGCGTCCATCCACTCGCGGGCCTTGACGTACGCCTCCCGCTGCGAGGCCGTCGCGCTGCCCACGCCGAACGTGCGGTAGTAGCACGTCCGGTAGCCGTTGTAGGAGTGGATGATATCGAAGAACGCCTGGTCGCCGGGCCTGATCAGGCGGTCGGAGAAGTTGTGCGGGTGCGGGTTGCAGCGCTCGCCGCTCACCGCGTTGACGGCCTCCACCTGGTCGGAGCCCATCTCGTAGAGGCGCTTGTTGACCAGGGCGACGATCTCGTTCTCGCGGACGCCGGGCCTGAGCGCCTCGACGACGTCGTGGTAGACGCCGTCCACCATGGCGGCGGCCTGCGTGAGCAGCATGATCTCGTCGGGCGACTTGATGACGCGGGCGTCCAGCATGAGCTGCTGGCAGTCCGCCACGCGCAGGCCCTGGCGCTGCATCTCGAACAGGAACGGCGGCTCCACGAGGTCCACGCCGACGGGCTCGCCGGCCAGCCCGGCGTCGGCCAGCAGGCCCTTGATCGTGCGGACGGCGTCCGCCATCAGGCCGGCCGTGGGCGCGATGGCGCCGCGCAGGCCGAGCATGCCCGCGTGGCAGTCGGCCGGGTCCAGCCACGGGCTGTGCAGGCGGTGGTGGCGGGCGGCGGAGCCGAAGTCCCACAACCTGGCGGGGCCGCCCCGGGTGAGCAGGGCGTACCTGGTCATCTTGTCGCCGAGGGCGCCGCCGATCCAGGTCTGGGTGACGTACCTGATGTTGTAGAAGTCGAACAGCAGGAACGCGCCGCACTCGCTGCCCGCCAGCGCGGCGCGGGCGCGGCCGAGGCGGTAGGCCCGCAGCCGGTCGAAGTCGACGCGCTGCTCGTAGTCCACGCCCATGTGGCCGGGGGCGGGCAGCGGCGTGCTCACGAGCCGAGCCCGTCGTCCACGGCCACGTCCTCGGGTTTGAGCTCGAGACCGGAGGCGGCGGCCTGGAGGTCGAGCAGGATGGCGAAGTCCTCGCCCGTCCTGCCGGTGCCGGCGGCGGCCTGGACGAGCTGCGCGGTGAGCGCGGTGACCGGCATGGCCACGCCCAGCTCGCGGGCGGCGGTCAGCCCCAGGTCGAAGTCCTTGCGCAGGAGCACGGGGGTGAAGGTGGGCGTGTAGTCGAGGTGCACGAACGCGGGCGACTTGTAGCGGGTGAACGGCGAGCCGACGACGCTGTCGTTCAGGAACTCCAGGAAGGCGTGGCGGGACACGCCGCCCTTCTCGGCCAGCACGGTGACCTCGGCGAGCGTCTGGGTGACGACGCCGAGCAGCAGGTTGTGCGCGATCTTCACCAGGCGGGCGGTCTCGCCCTCTCCCGCGTACGTGGCCGACCTGCCCAGCCGGGCGAGCAGCCCGGACACCCGCTCGTACGTCTCGCGCGGCCCCGAGCAGACGAAGCTGAGCAGCCCGGCCCTGACGACCTTGGCGTTGCCGCTGACCGGCGCGGCCAGGAACCCGGTGCCCTGCCGCGCGCAGGTGGCGCGGGCGGCGGCGGACGCCTCGGCGGAGACGGTGGAGCAGTCGACGACCACGCCGGGCCCCGGGCCGCCGTCGAGCAGCTCGCCGAGCACCTCGGTGAGGTCACCGGAGCCGGCGACCGTGGTGAAGACGACGTCGCGGTCGCGCAGGGCGGCGATCGTGCCCACCACCTGCGCGCCGTGCTCGCGCAGCGGCTCCGCCTTGGCCCGCGTACGGTTCCACACGGCCAGGTCCACCCCGGCCAGGGCCAGCCGCTCGGCCATGGCGTAGCCCATCCGGCCGGTGCCGATCCAGCCTGCTGTCTGAGTCATCGTGTCGTGCCTTTCAGCCGCTGGGCCAGCCAGTCGGCGGTGTAGGGGCGGTGCCAGGGGGTGAGGTTGGCGCAGCCGTGGTTGCCCTCTTCGAGCATGAGCAGCTCGCTGTCGCCGCCCGTCGCGGCGGCCAGCCGCTCCGCCTGCCGCCAGGGGATCAGCCGGTCCTTGCGGCCGAACACGACCAGCAGCGGCGCGGTGATCGCGGATGCGGTGCCCTCCAGGGTGAGGGTGTAGGCGAGGCGGCGGGCCTCCTCCTGGGTGGGGGCGCCCGCCCGTACGCGGAAGGCCTCCCTGGTCAGCTCGGGCAGGCAGCTCCAGCAGTCGCCGAAGTCGTACGGGCCGGCCAGCGCCACGCACGCCTTGACCCGGTCCCCCCCGGCCGCCGCCACCCGGGGAGCGTAGTAGCCGCCCAGGCTTACTCCCCAGACGCCGAGCCGGGAGCCGTCGATCCGCGGCTCGGCGGCCAGCGCGTCGAGCAGCGCCTTGCCGGGGCCCGACCAGTCGGCCCTGATCGGCAGGTCGTACTCGGCCTCGCCCTGGCCCGGCCCGTCCACGGCGAACGTGGCCAGCCCGCGTTCGAGGAAGAGCTGCTCGACCACCCGGTGCTCCTCCTTGGCCGAGTCGAGCCCGGACAGCATGAGCACGGCGGGATGCGGCCCGGGGCCCGGGGGCAGCCGGAGGACAGCAGCCGCCCGGTGGCCTGCGCCCGCCACCGCGGTGCGCTACCTGGAACGGCTCAAGGACCCCGGCGAGGGCCTGGTGCCCGACGGCCGGGCCGATGCGGCGTCGCTGTCCACGGTGCTCGGCCTCCGCCGCCGCCACGGCACCGCCCCCGGCGGGGACCTGTTCAGCGGCGGCCTGCTCGACCAGGGGGAAGGCGGCGACCGATGACCAACCCGAACCCGTCGCCCGCCCCCACCCTCCGCGACGTCGCCGAGGCCGCCGGCGTGCACACCGCCACGGCCTCGCGCGCGCTCAACCCGAACACCCGCCGGCAGATCAGCGCCGAGACCGCCCGCCGCGTCATGCGGGCCGCGCAGGCGCTCGGCTACCAGCCGAACTCGGTGGCCCGCAGCCTCAAGACCTCCCGCACGGGCACGGTCGGCCTGGTCATCCCCGACCTCACGAACCCGCTGTTCCCGCCGATCGTGCGCGGCGTGGAGAGCGTCCTGGAGTCCGGCGGCTACCACGTCTGGATCGTCAACACCGACAACGACGCGGAACGCGAGCGCGCGAAGATCGAGTCGCTGCGTTCCCGCCAGGTCGAGGGCCTCATCGTCGCCACCGCCCGTCTGGAGCACCCGCTGCTGCGGCAGCTCCACGAGCAGGGGGTCCGGATGGTGCTGATCAACCGCCAGGTGGAGCACCTGGGCCTCCCGGCCGTGACCGGCGACGACGCCACCGGGGTGGCCGCCGCCGTACGCCATCTCGCCGCCCTCGGCCCCACCGGGATCGCCTACCTGTCGGGCCCGCTCAGCACCTCGACGGGCAGGGTGCGCGCGCGGGCGTTCCGGCACGCCGTACGCGACCTCGGGCTGTCCGATGAGCTGGTGGTGGAGTGCGCGCGCTGGAGCGAGAGCGACGGCGCCGCCGCGCTGCGGGCGCTGCTGGACCGGGGCGCCAGGTTCACGGCCGTCGTGGCGGGCAACGACCTCATCGCGCTCGGCTGCTACGACGTGTTCGCCGAGCGCGGCCTGTCCTGCCCCGGTGACGTGAGCGTGATCGGCTTCAACGACATGCCGTTCCTGGACAAGCTGCGCCCGCCGCTGACCACGGTCGCGGTGCCGCATCACGAGCTGGGCGCGGAGGCGGCCCGCATGCTGCTGGACTGCATCGACGACCCGGGCCGCCCGGCGCGTACGCTGCTGCTCCCGGTGTCGCTGGTCGTGCGCGGCTCCACGGCCCCGCCAGGAGCTGGTTGATCTTCCGCGTGGCGCGGCCCATTCTTGATCACTCTCCGTTACCTTGCCAGGTGAATGGGGGGATCCGCAGTGAATGGTTCGTATCGGGGTTTGTCCCGCAGGTTGTTCATGACCGGCATGTTCGCCGCGCTGGGGAGCGCGGCGCCGGTGGCGGCGGGCGCCACCGTGACGGCGAGGCCGCACCGGGGCCCGGTGCTGCGGGCCAGGCCCGCGAAGGTCTCGATCGGCCCGCGCACCGTCAGCACCTGGACCTACGACGGACTGCTTCCCGGCCCGCGCATCGAGGCCACGGCCGGCGGCCTCGTCCGCGCCAAGCTGGTCAACGACCTGCCCGCGGAGACCACCGTGCACTGGCACGGCATCAGGCTCGACGCCCGCATGGACGGCGCCCCCGGCTACACGCAGAAGGCCGTCCCGCCTGGCGGGACGTTCGACTACGCGTTCACCGTCCCCGACCCGGGCACGTACTTCTACCACTCGCACGTCGGCATGCAGAACGACCGCGGCCTGTACGGGACGCTGATCGTGGCCGACCCGCACGAGCCGCTCGGCTACGACCAGGAGTTCACGGTCGTGCTCGACGACTGGCTGGACGGCGTCGCCGGCACCCCCGACGACGCGCTGCGGCGGCTGAACGCCAGCACCGCGCACGACGACACGCTGCGCAGCACCCTGCTCGGCGGCGTCGTGGGCGAGCTGCGCCATCCGTACCACCTGATCAACGGCAGGGCGGCGGAGACGCCGGCGGTGTTCGCCGGCAAGCCGGGGCGGCTCGCCAGGTTCCGGGTGATCAACGCAGCGGCCGACACGCCGTTCCGGGTGGCGCTCGGCGGCCACCGCATGACCGTGACGCACACCGACGGGTTCCCGTGCGAGCCGGTCGCCGTGGACAC
This window encodes:
- a CDS encoding carbohydrate ABC transporter permease: MRPRTLSGRYARTAYLFLLPAILFFAAFFYLPIGNVVATSFRTGPMADQWTGLGNYAQAVADPAVRHSFLVTAGFSVMVVAGSIVLGLALALAIDQPLRGRVVFRVVLLVPYLTSVAIVGLLWRNILDPELGVLNRVLMAAGLPTQQWLNTAPLLTIAAVTLWQSVGYTMVLFLAGLQGIPETYHEAAKIDGADAWRRFWRITLPLLAPTTLFVSVMAVISGLQAFGQAYIITGGGPGDATDLSVFHIFNVAFRTRDFGYSSAQSVLLLIVIVAFTVIQLRAGRRGEVTY
- a CDS encoding (2Fe-2S)-binding protein is translated as MIRMTVNGAPAEVAADPGTPLLDVLRGELGLVGTRFGCGVGLCGACFVLLDGVVTAACDTPLSAAEGRSVVTVEGLAPGDELHAVQRAVLEEQAGQCGYCLSGIMVSAAALLARDPRPDEEAVVAALDRNLCRCGVQRRVVRAVLKAAE
- a CDS encoding carbohydrate ABC transporter permease, coding for MLRKPLLYTLLGVASLITVVPLLYMLSLSLQTEAETLSAEAVLVPESPQWGNYAELFVRAPFGDFIVNSLVVAGAITLAHLVFDPLVGYVFAKFRFPLRNTLFVALLATLMVPFFVRMIPLYVLMANLGWLNTYQGLITPFLMDAFGIFLMRQFIQPIPDDLISAARIDGASELRVYWSVILPQTRPALAVLGLFTFVFQWNEFLWPLVATSTPEMRTIPVGLTLFNQEYFTLWHLTAAGSVILFVPTAVLFVLTQRYFVRGIALTGLK
- a CDS encoding LacI family DNA-binding transcriptional regulator — protein: MRPTARQVAELANVSVATVSYVLSGKDRPVAAETRQRVLDAARQLGYTPNQAARSLRKRRTQRVCLVLSSFGGVPTDARLATDLHEMADARGYSVVTLSVYDEARAQAAVEVLRGGIADGALIRLTGGHLEQGLLGGLADTGLPMVVMSNGSGLEGCDVVRTPEVEACAEAVEHLLTTGRRRVAFMGQRYEVYSDKPEGRLLGYLTALERNGGAERIITGGADDRVAAYQTATGLLSSPDRPDAIFAASDRAAISAIWAARDLGLSVPGDVAIVGVGNIDEGLISNPQLSTVGPLRHDYTDVVRLLFDRLQAEEPPPAREIVRSWTFVRRGSS
- a CDS encoding GntR family transcriptional regulator, with amino-acid sequence MRAPESQRVADHLREAILSGAIAPGERIRQEELADRLGASRLPVREALRMLEAEGLTEHHPRRGARVPRLGMHEVEVIYQMRERLEPLALAESIPHLTGDDHRRLGEIQDQIEANTDLGEFLVLDREFHLLTYSGCTIEQLSGMVVRLWNATQHHRRAFMRLTGPARRWVVNAEHRLLLDAIERRDAVDAERCLSGHIRRTRVELCRHPEVFT
- a CDS encoding sugar ABC transporter substrate-binding protein, whose protein sequence is MPSHPSRRDLLRLVGAAAAVPVLSSCAGAPATQSAAPGTFTVYWNAGHDYQAYRKVIAEFEQANKVKVNLQKYQWPDLRTRLLADFASGTVPDLVEEPGGWVQEFAVSGNARSLQDFVDRDGQAMGFPADWQPVTVERNSYQDKVYGVQLHLTCNTLVYNQGMLREAGVEVPATWEEFLDAARKLTRDGVYGVALNQDYTYMWPWMVQAGVTPYDLETKAIMEPRADAVAALQFQADLVHKHKVAPVPVAGTDYSGPQKLFSAKRAAMILTGPWDLDPIRKTSADIELGVAPPLKNKTAATQAAGVSMFVPAKATRPELSWDFIKRITALQVEQAATKETGMLMPRKSWVDLPEVQSDPVTKVFADALPTARDSSQQVRLTGQLGKWEEQLKVMYQQVLIQNKPAAEALDTFVKAAEGFLK